ATCCACGGCACCGAATAGAGCAGCTCGAAATAGCGGTCGTTGTTCAGCGCCAGCACCGCCACCCGGTCGCCCGGCCTGATGCCGAGTGCGGTGAACATGCCCGCCTGGCGGCGGACGCGGCGGACCAGTTCCTTCCAGGTGGTGATCCTGTCGCCATGGATCGCCGCAGGCGCGGCCGCGTGCAGTTTTTCGCAGTTGTGCAATACCGATGTCATGCGCATCGCTTGTCCTCCCATGCAGCCCGTGCCGTCATTCCGGCAATGCGCGTTCAAGAATGGCGTCGAACTTGATGTCGGCGGGCAAGGCGCCGAAGCAGGTGCCGCCCTCGCGGCAAAGCCTGGTGCGCAGGAAGGCCTCGGACACCGCCTCGGGGGCGTGGCGCAGCAGCAGGCTGGCCTGCAATGCGATCGCCATCCTTTCCGCCAGATGGCGCGCCGTCAGGTCCGACAGTTCGGAATCCCGCACCCGTTCGGCCAGGTCGCGGATTTCCGCGTCAAGCGGCGCGCTCTCGCCCTTGACCCGGTTCAGCTCGGCGAAGAACGCCTCGCCCGACTCGGGCTCGCGTCGGAAGGCACGCAGGATGTCCAGGCTGATGACATTGCCGGGGCCTTCCCAGATGCCGTTCAGCGGGCTTTCCCGGAAATAGCGCGCGATGGGCGATTCCTCAATGTAGCCCGCCCCGCCATGCGTATCCATGCATTCATGGACAAAGGGCACGACGCGCTTGTTGATCCAGTATTTGCCGACCGCCACCGAAATCCGGCCGAAGGCGCGTTCGTGCGGGTCGTGCGCGTGGCCGTCGAAGGATTCGGCCACCCGCATCATCAGCGTGGTCGCCGCCTCGGATTCGATGGCCAGGTCGGCCAGCACGTTGCGCATCAGCGGCTGGTCCACCAGCCGGCGCTGGAAGGCCGAGCGGTGGCGGGTGTGGTGGATCGACTGCGTCAGCGCCATGCGCATGATGCCGGCGGGGATGAAGCCGCAGCCCAGCCGGGTGTGGCGCATGAACTCCATCACCGTGGGAATCCCGCGGCCTTCCTCGCCGACCATCCAGCCATGGGTGTTCTCGAACTCCAGCTCGGTCGAGGCGTTCGAGCGGTTGCCCATCTTTTCTTTCAACCGTTCCAGCTGGATCGGGTTGCGGCTGCCGTCGGGCAGCCAGCGCGGCACGAGGAAGCAGGACGGTCCCTTTTCGGCCTGCGCCACGACGAAGATCACGTCGGCCCCGGCGGCCGAACAGAACCACTTGTGCCCGCGGATCAGGTATTCCCGGCCGGGCCCCGGCTCCCCGACCGGGGTGGCAAAGGTCGAGTTGCGGCGGATGTCCGAGCCGCCCTGCTTTTCCGTCGAGGTGAAGGCGATGGTGACGCCGGTCTTTTCCCAATGCGGGATCGGCCGCGGGTCATAGTCCCGGGACAGCATCAGCGGCACCCATTGTTCGGCCAGGTCCGGTTGATGCATGCGCAGCATCGGGATCACGCCATAGGTGATGTCGATGGGGCACAGGACCCCGCATTCAAGCTGGGCGAACATCAGCTCGGCGGCGCTGCGCGCGACATGGGCGCCCTGCCGGGTTTCCCGCGCCGCAAGGGCGTGCAGGTCGTGCTGGAAGGCCATGCCGATAATGTCGTGATAGGCCGGATGGAACTCGACCGTGTCGACGCGCCTGCCGAAACGGTCGAACCGCTTGAGTTCGGGCGTGACCCGGTTCGCCAGTTCGGCGCGCTCCATCCAGGCGGGGTCATAGATCTTGGCCCCGAGGCTGGTCAGGTTGGCCTCGGCCCAACTGGCGCCGCCGCGCCGGACCGCTTCCTTCAGGGCAATGTCGTTTTCGAACGCGTTGAGCCCTTCCAGCGGCCCGGACTGGTTTTCGACGCTGTGGGTCCGCAATTCGGTGCGGGGCTGCAGATATGCCATTCTTGATCCATTTCTTCCTGTGGTGATGGGCAGGGGGGCGCGACCGATCCGGCGCTAGTCCCGTGCCTCGACTGCGAATGCATAGGGTGCGAATGCATGTTTGAAGGCTTGGCGCCCTGCGTCGTCGCGAAGCACCGGGGCCAGGCCGCTGACCAGCGCGACCGGCCGCTTGTTGAGCGCGTCGATGCGGATTTCCGGCGAAACGCCGGGAAAGAGGCGCCGCAACTCATCCGCAACGGCGTCCTGGATCGCGCGGTGGCGCAGGGCGGGCTTGTCCAGCTTGCCCGCGCCCGTGATCGGCAGGCGGTCGAGGATCGAGATCCGGCAGGGCAGGGCCGCGCGCTCGGCGATATGGGCGGCGGCGACGGCCATCAACTCGTCCTCGGTCGCGCTGCATCCTTCCCGCAATTGCACGAAGGCCATGGGCTTTTCCCCAAGCCGGGGATCGGGATAGCCGATGCCCACCGGGATCAGCACGGCGGGATGCTTTTGCAGCGCCTCCTCGATCACCTTGGGGTCGATATTGGCCCCGCCGCGGATGATGAGATCCTTTTCGCGGCCGTGGATCCACACATAGCCGTCCTCATCGACGGTCCCGAGGTCGCCGGTCATGCCCCAGACCTCCTCTCCGGGAGCATCGGCGACGAAAAGCTCATCCGCGCCGTCGCCGTGATAGCCCTCGCCGACGCAGGCGCCCCGGACGACAAGCACGCCCTGCTCGCCCGGCGCGCATTCGCCAAGAAAGCGGTTCCCGTCCAGCTTGAAGGCCCTGACCTCATGCCAGGGATGCGCCCGCCCGGTCGAGCCCAGCCGGGGCATCTTGCCATCGTCGGGATGGCCGCAGACCACGCCGTGAAATTCGGTCATGCCCCAGACCTCGCGCAGATGGATGCCGAACTTGGCATGGAAGCCGTGCAGCAGTTCTACCGGGATGGTGGCGCCGCCGCAGGCGAAAGTGTGGATGCTGCCATGGCCCTCGGCGGCGTCCGGCAGGTTCATGAAGGCCGCGGCGCTGGTCGGAGTGGCGATGACATTGGTCAGCCCGAATGTCCTGGCGATCTGCCAGAAGCGCGCGACGACCTGGCTGTTGCGATAGCCGTCGGGCGACATCAGCACCACCGTTTGCCCGTAGATCAGGGCCCGCAATGCTGCGCAGACAAGCCCGCCGACATGGAAATGCGGCATCCCCTGGCCCACGACATCCTCGCGTGCGCTGCCCATCAGCGCGCCCATCATCCAGGCGTTCAGCAGGGTCTTGATATGGGTGTGCCGGACCAGCTTGGGGGCGCCGGTGGTGCCGCCGGTCGGCATCAGCGTGCATTCGTCATTGCCGCCGCGCCGGGGCAGCGCGGCGAAGCGGGCGCGGTCCACGCCCGCAAGGGCGCGTTCCAGCGAGCGCGGATCGTCGGGATCGCCGATCAGGAACACCGCCCGCAGGTTCGGCGCCGCCGCCAGCAGCTCGTCCATCTGGTCCCAGACGCCCTGGCCCAGGGCGGAGGTCGCGCAGACCAGAATATCGGTTCCCGACGCCTTCAGCAGCGCCGCGATGCCCGCGGGGGCAAGAAAGGGGTTGACCGGATTGACCAGGCCCACCGACTGCGCCCCCCAGGTCGCGGCCATGGCCAGCGGATGCAGCGGGGCGATCACCGAGACCACCGGCGGGCGGCTGCCGCCATCCGGGTTGACCGACTGGTGAAACAGCACCGCCGCCCTTTCGATCTGGTCCAGATGCTCGGCATAGCTGACGGAAATGGCCTCTCCGGTCTCGGCGCCGGGCATGAAGATGATTGCGGCCTTGTCCGGCTCGATGGCCGCCGCCGCGGCGATGCAGCCGTGGATGCTGTCGTCGGGCAGCATGCTGGCGGGCGCCATCGTCTCCAGTGCCAGCCGGTCCTCGACGGTGCGCAGCCGCATGCGGTGGATCGCCTTGCCCGCGACAGCGCTGTCGATGGGCCTCTCGGTCGCTGATCCGGAAACGCGCATGCCAGGTTCCTCCTCCTTTTCCCCTGATCGGAAGCTAGCTCCGCGCCCGGTTCCGGCCGCCACCCACGTGGGTGGGACAAAGCCGAATTTCCTGGGCTATGCTTTTGGCGGGAGGAGCGGGCCAATGAAGCAGCAGGCAAGGAGGATGCAAGCCCCGGCGGTGCGGGCGCCCGACGTCACCCGGACGGATCACGACAGCTTTGTCGATGCGCCGCCCGATTTCCGCTTTCCCGTCGTCAGGACCCGCCTCATGGCCGACCTTGTCAGCCGCGCCCTGCAAAAGCCCAGCGGGCTGGCGACGGTGGAGACGTTGCTATCTCCGCACGGATGGGGAAAGACGGTGGTCCTGGCCGAGGTCTTTCGGGCATGGCGCCGGGATGCGGGCCTGCCGGGAGTCTGGCTGGGGCTGGGCTATCTGGACGACGATCTGGACACGGTCATCCTGCAATTGTCGCGGCAGATCGCGGCATGGGTGCCCGGCGTGGCGCCGAGCCTGCTCACGGAACAGGGTCCGATCTATGGCGCGCAGGACCGCATCCTGTGGCCGTTGCTGGAAAGCCTGCCCCGGCCTTTCCTGATCTGCATCGACAATATCGACAACTGCACCCAATCGCTGGCCCCCGGTGCGCTGGATGCGCTGTTCGACTTTGCGCCCCCCGGCATCCATTTCCTGCTGACCTCGAACCGCAGCCTGGGCTATGACCGGGTGGGCGCGCTGATGCGCGGCGCCTTGCGCGAGCATGGCGTGGAGGAGCTGGCCTTTGCCGATGCCGAGGCCCGCGAGATGCTGGGCAGGGCGGTGCAGTCCATCGGGTCCGAGGAGCTTCCGGCGCTGCTGGAGCGCGCCGAGGGCTGGGCCGCCGGGCTGCGGCTGGTCGCGATGCTGCTGGACGGGCCCGAGGGCGGATCGGGGATGCTCAGCCGGTTTTCCGGCGCGGCACCGGGACTGCGGGACTGGTTCGACCGCAAGGTGCTGGCGGCAATGCCGGCGCAGATGCACCGTTTCCTTCTGTTCGCCTCGCTCTTGCCCAGCTTCGAGCCGGGGCAGGTCGGCAAGGCGATCGGCGCGGGCAATGTCCAGAAGCACATGGACAGCATGCTGGCGCAGGGCATGTTCATCATGCCGGTGGCGGGCCGGGGCAAGCGCTTCCGCATGCATCAACTGCTGCGCGACAGGCTGCGGGCCGAGGCCGAACAGACGATCCCCGAAACCGAACGGGTGGCGTTCTGCCGGGACATGGCCCTGCGGGCGCTTGAGAACCGGCTGTGGGAGGAGGCGATCGCCGCGGCCCGCAGCACCCGCAGCGACAGCCTGATCGCGCAGGTCCTTGAACGCGCCGCGCCCAGCCTGGTGCGCGACATGTGCCGGATGCGCTATTTCGTCGAGGTGGTGGACGAGTTGATCGCGGCCGGCGTTCCGCTGGGCTTCGAGACCCGCTATTGGCATGTCTTCGCCCTGACCTTCTACCTGCGCCATGCCTCGGCCGGCCGCCATCTGGAGCAGCTGCGCAGCATGGCCCGCGGTGGAGGCGAGGGCGGCGGCAGCCTGATGCACCGGGTCGAGCATCTTTCGGTGGCGCTGGCCTTTCTGCGCGACGACCTGCCGCTGGCCGGGCGCCACGCGCGGCAATGGCTTGACTCCGGCCATGACAAGGACCCGTTCGATCACGCCTGGGTCCTGTCGGTCATGGCGGCCTATCACCTGACGGCCTATCGCTTTGCCGAGACACGGGATTGCCTGTGGCGGGCTCGGGCCCTGGCGCATGAGGTGCGCTCGCCCTATCTGACCGGCTGGTGCGACCTGATCCTGGGCGCCAGCTATCTTTACGAGGGCAATGTCTTTCGCGCGCGCGAGATCATCGATCAGGCGCTCGCCCGGGCCGAGCAGGCACTGGGGGCGGATGCCGATCTGTGTGACCTCATCAGCTCGGTGGCGTCGAAATGCGCCATCGAAGCGGGCGATCACGAGAAGGCGCGCGAGCTGCTGGCCCGGGCCTTGCGCAGCATGCACAAGCACGGGAACGTCGGAACCAGCATGTGCGCCGTCGATGCCGCGTTGCAGCTTTGGAACGGGGACGAGAGCGATCCGGTCCTTCTCCGGCTGAAATCCGTGGTGACGCGCTATTCATTCCGGCTTCGGCTGATGTTCTCCTGCTATCTGATCCGCCGGCTGGTTTCGCTCGGGCGGGTGGCAGATGCGCAGGCCGAGGCGGCGGCGATCGGCCTGGATCCGGCCGAGGGTTGCGTCAGGCTCGCGGGGGGCGAAATACTGCCCCGCACCCGCGACATCATCACCATGACCGCGATCGAATTGCTGCTGGGCATCGGCGATTCCGGCGCCGCCCGCAAGCTGGCCGAGCGCGAGCGGGACGTGGCCGAGCATGACGGCCGCACCCTGCGCCAGGCCCGCCTTGAACTGGTGCTGATGGCGCTGGCGCGGCAGCGCGGCGACGACGCCGAAGCGGCGAACCGGCTGCGGACGGCGCTGCTGCTGGCGCGCCGCCGCCAGATGGTCGAGGCGTTCCGGCGCCACAGGCCGGACATCGACGCATTGTTGGCCAGCCGGGCTTTCCGCGCCGAGCATTTTCCCAATCCCGACGACCGCGCCTTTCTGTCGCGCCTGCTGGCGCACCTGGGCATTGAAGAGCCCGGCAGCACGGAATCCCCGCGGCCTGCGGATGCTGGCGTGCCGCTGACGGGGCGCGAGCGGGAATTGATGCGGCTGGTCCAGTCGGGACTGAGCAATCCCGAGATCTGCGAGATCATGAATCTCAGCCGGAACACCGTCAAATGGCATCTCAAGAACATCTTCACCAAGCTCGATGTCCCGAACCGCACCGTCGCGGCCATGGTCTATTCCGAATGAACTGCGCTATGGATGGCAAGGCGGTGCGTGACCGGCTCCATGGATGCGAATTCCTGGATCGGGGGCGCCGGTGTGATGAAACAGGTTGGTCCGGGATCAACCCGCTGCGAGGAGCTTCCCTGTGACCGACTTTTCTGGCTTGGAATTTCCGTTTGCCGAGCCGCCCGCCTATGGCGAGGTGCAGGCGATTGCGGAAGGGCTGTTGTGGGTCAGGATTCCGCTTCCCTATCTGCTGGACCATGTGAACGTGTTCCTGCTGCGGGACCATGACGGATGGGCGGTGGTGGACACGGGCATCCGCACGCCGGAAGCGCTTGCCGTCTGGCAATCCCTGTTCGCCGGTCCGCTGTCGGGCTTGCGGATCAGCCGGGTCATCATCACGCATTACCATCCCGACCATATCGGTCTGGCCGGCTGGTTCCATGAACAGCACGGCGCCCAGCTTCTGACCAGCCTCAGCAGCTATGCGCTGGCTCAGCTGATCTCGCAGGGGCGCAGCGAGCAGGCGGTGCGGCAGAACTTCGATTTCTTCCTGCGCCATGGAATGACGGCGGAAACCGCCGGGCTGGTCGCGATCCAGGGCAAGGAATACCTTCTGCGGGTCGCGCCCCTGCCCATGACCTTCCAGCGACTGGTTCATGGCGACAGCCTGGCCATCGGCCACCGCAACTTTCGCGTCCTGACCGGGGACGGGCATGCGCCGGAACAGGTCATGCTGTATTGCGCCGAGGAAAGGCTGTTCCTGGCCGCCGACCAGGTGCTGGAAAAGATCAGCCCCAATATCAGCGTCGAGGCGACCGAGCCGACCAGCGATCCACTGGGGCATTTCCTGCGCAGCCTGCGGCTGATCGAGACCGAGATTCCGGACGACGTCCTGGTGCTGCCCGGGCACCGCCGCCCGTTCCGCGGGCTGCATGCCCGCTGCCGCGAACTGATCCGGCACCATGAAAACCGCTGCGACATCATCCTTGCTGCTTGCGCCGACCGCCCGCATTCGGCGGCCGAGCTGATCCCCCTGCTGTTCCACCGCCAGCTCGACCCCCACCAGATGGGCTTCGCCTTCACCGAGACTCTCGCCCATGCCAACCGGCTGATTCGCCGCGGCCAGCTCGCCATCGTCGAAGAGCACGGCCGCAGCCTGATGACCCTTGCGCGGTGACGCGCGAAGCCCGCGCGCAGGCCGTTAAGCATCAGCCCGGCTTTGCATCCGCTACGCGCGATCAACGGTCCGGGCCGGCTCGCCGGGAAATGGCGGATTGCGGATGGTGACCGGGGAAAAGTTCTTGCTTTCGGCGCTGAATATGGGAAGCTTCATTATAATATTATAGCTTAGAATAAGCCATAGCGGACCGGGGGTGGAAGGTCCGAGAGGGGGGAACATGAAACGACTTGCAGGCCGAAGGGCAATCATCACCGGTGCGGGCAGCGGGATCGGCCGGGCCAGCGCGCTGCGGTTCGCGGCCGAGGGCGCGCTCGTGCTCGCCGCGGGCCGGCGCGAGGCTCCGTTGCAGGAAACCGCGGAACTGGTGCGCGCCGCAGGCGGCACCTGCATCGCTCATGTCGCCGACGCCGGCGACGAGGCCGCCGTCCAGGCCGCCATCGACCGCTGCGTGCAGGATCTGGGCGGGCTGGAGATCTTCTTCGCCAATGCCGGCAACACCGATTCCGTCATGCCCTTCCTTGAACAGACGGTGGAGCAATGGGAGGGCATGTTCCGCGACAACGTGATCCCGGCCTTCATCGCCTGCAAGCTCGCGGGCCGTTACATGGCCGCG
This window of the Paracoccus sp. N5 genome carries:
- a CDS encoding MBL fold metallo-hydrolase; its protein translation is MTDFSGLEFPFAEPPAYGEVQAIAEGLLWVRIPLPYLLDHVNVFLLRDHDGWAVVDTGIRTPEALAVWQSLFAGPLSGLRISRVIITHYHPDHIGLAGWFHEQHGAQLLTSLSSYALAQLISQGRSEQAVRQNFDFFLRHGMTAETAGLVAIQGKEYLLRVAPLPMTFQRLVHGDSLAIGHRNFRVLTGDGHAPEQVMLYCAEERLFLAADQVLEKISPNISVEATEPTSDPLGHFLRSLRLIETEIPDDVLVLPGHRRPFRGLHARCRELIRHHENRCDIILAACADRPHSAAELIPLLFHRQLDPHQMGFAFTETLAHANRLIRRGQLAIVEEHGRSLMTLAR
- a CDS encoding acyl-CoA dehydrogenase family protein; translated protein: MAYLQPRTELRTHSVENQSGPLEGLNAFENDIALKEAVRRGGASWAEANLTSLGAKIYDPAWMERAELANRVTPELKRFDRFGRRVDTVEFHPAYHDIIGMAFQHDLHALAARETRQGAHVARSAAELMFAQLECGVLCPIDITYGVIPMLRMHQPDLAEQWVPLMLSRDYDPRPIPHWEKTGVTIAFTSTEKQGGSDIRRNSTFATPVGEPGPGREYLIRGHKWFCSAAGADVIFVVAQAEKGPSCFLVPRWLPDGSRNPIQLERLKEKMGNRSNASTELEFENTHGWMVGEEGRGIPTVMEFMRHTRLGCGFIPAGIMRMALTQSIHHTRHRSAFQRRLVDQPLMRNVLADLAIESEAATTLMMRVAESFDGHAHDPHERAFGRISVAVGKYWINKRVVPFVHECMDTHGGAGYIEESPIARYFRESPLNGIWEGPGNVISLDILRAFRREPESGEAFFAELNRVKGESAPLDAEIRDLAERVRDSELSDLTARHLAERMAIALQASLLLRHAPEAVSEAFLRTRLCREGGTCFGALPADIKFDAILERALPE
- a CDS encoding SDR family oxidoreductase, with amino-acid sequence MKRLAGRRAIITGAGSGIGRASALRFAAEGALVLAAGRREAPLQETAELVRAAGGTCIAHVADAGDEAAVQAAIDRCVQDLGGLEIFFANAGNTDSVMPFLEQTVEQWEGMFRDNVIPAFIACKLAGRYMAAHGGGSIILNSSTGSLRARGGTEAYGAAKAAVNHLTMTAACAFAGQKVRVNAILPGLTETGLTKSMFDWARNAGKEDRLGRLTPLQRPGHVDDMAAVAAFLASDDSSYMDGQLLPVDGGISATHPAGKFVY
- a CDS encoding LuxR C-terminal-related transcriptional regulator, giving the protein MKQQARRMQAPAVRAPDVTRTDHDSFVDAPPDFRFPVVRTRLMADLVSRALQKPSGLATVETLLSPHGWGKTVVLAEVFRAWRRDAGLPGVWLGLGYLDDDLDTVILQLSRQIAAWVPGVAPSLLTEQGPIYGAQDRILWPLLESLPRPFLICIDNIDNCTQSLAPGALDALFDFAPPGIHFLLTSNRSLGYDRVGALMRGALREHGVEELAFADAEAREMLGRAVQSIGSEELPALLERAEGWAAGLRLVAMLLDGPEGGSGMLSRFSGAAPGLRDWFDRKVLAAMPAQMHRFLLFASLLPSFEPGQVGKAIGAGNVQKHMDSMLAQGMFIMPVAGRGKRFRMHQLLRDRLRAEAEQTIPETERVAFCRDMALRALENRLWEEAIAAARSTRSDSLIAQVLERAAPSLVRDMCRMRYFVEVVDELIAAGVPLGFETRYWHVFALTFYLRHASAGRHLEQLRSMARGGGEGGGSLMHRVEHLSVALAFLRDDLPLAGRHARQWLDSGHDKDPFDHAWVLSVMAAYHLTAYRFAETRDCLWRARALAHEVRSPYLTGWCDLILGASYLYEGNVFRAREIIDQALARAEQALGADADLCDLISSVASKCAIEAGDHEKARELLARALRSMHKHGNVGTSMCAVDAALQLWNGDESDPVLLRLKSVVTRYSFRLRLMFSCYLIRRLVSLGRVADAQAEAAAIGLDPAEGCVRLAGGEILPRTRDIITMTAIELLLGIGDSGAARKLAERERDVAEHDGRTLRQARLELVLMALARQRGDDAEAANRLRTALLLARRRQMVEAFRRHRPDIDALLASRAFRAEHFPNPDDRAFLSRLLAHLGIEEPGSTESPRPADAGVPLTGRERELMRLVQSGLSNPEICEIMNLSRNTVKWHLKNIFTKLDVPNRTVAAMVYSE
- a CDS encoding AMP-binding protein, producing the protein MRVSGSATERPIDSAVAGKAIHRMRLRTVEDRLALETMAPASMLPDDSIHGCIAAAAAIEPDKAAIIFMPGAETGEAISVSYAEHLDQIERAAVLFHQSVNPDGGSRPPVVSVIAPLHPLAMAATWGAQSVGLVNPVNPFLAPAGIAALLKASGTDILVCATSALGQGVWDQMDELLAAAPNLRAVFLIGDPDDPRSLERALAGVDRARFAALPRRGGNDECTLMPTGGTTGAPKLVRHTHIKTLLNAWMMGALMGSAREDVVGQGMPHFHVGGLVCAALRALIYGQTVVLMSPDGYRNSQVVARFWQIARTFGLTNVIATPTSAAAFMNLPDAAEGHGSIHTFACGGATIPVELLHGFHAKFGIHLREVWGMTEFHGVVCGHPDDGKMPRLGSTGRAHPWHEVRAFKLDGNRFLGECAPGEQGVLVVRGACVGEGYHGDGADELFVADAPGEEVWGMTGDLGTVDEDGYVWIHGREKDLIIRGGANIDPKVIEEALQKHPAVLIPVGIGYPDPRLGEKPMAFVQLREGCSATEDELMAVAAAHIAERAALPCRISILDRLPITGAGKLDKPALRHRAIQDAVADELRRLFPGVSPEIRIDALNKRPVALVSGLAPVLRDDAGRQAFKHAFAPYAFAVEARD